Proteins found in one Flavobacterium channae genomic segment:
- a CDS encoding ABC transporter permease — protein MRIIRYIIQKEFKQIFRDKGMLRLIFILPILQLLILSNAATFDVKNIKVAIVDNSHSMQSRALIEKFQMNSYFAETKLLNSSNEGIEYIKKGKTDAVIEIPQQFEKQLVNGNKTSIQVLINAIDGATAGVQNVYIAQIVKQFNLNITLENKNLSSQQNLSRIEMIPSFWYNKTLNYKTFMVQGILVLLVTMLTLFLSSMNIVREKELGTLEQINVTPIKKHQFIIGKLFPFWVLGLVILTIGLLIAKLVFNVPMLGNIFLVYLFTSIYLLLILGIGLFISNHTETQQQAMFIAWFFMVIFILMSGLFTPIESMPKWAQNITLLNPIRYFVEFIRMVLLKGAGLQEVLLNLSVITVFAITINGLAVWSYKKTN, from the coding sequence ATGAGAATCATTCGTTATATCATACAAAAAGAATTCAAGCAGATTTTTAGAGATAAAGGTATGCTGCGTTTAATTTTTATTTTACCTATACTACAGCTTTTAATATTATCAAATGCAGCTACATTTGATGTTAAAAACATTAAAGTTGCGATTGTAGATAATAGTCATTCCATGCAATCGAGAGCTTTAATTGAAAAGTTTCAAATGAACTCTTATTTTGCTGAAACGAAACTTTTAAACAGTTCAAATGAAGGAATTGAATATATAAAAAAAGGAAAGACAGATGCAGTTATTGAAATTCCTCAGCAATTTGAAAAACAATTAGTTAACGGAAATAAAACGTCAATACAAGTTCTCATAAATGCGATTGATGGAGCAACAGCAGGAGTTCAAAATGTTTATATCGCTCAAATTGTAAAACAATTCAATCTAAATATAACGCTTGAAAATAAAAACCTATCTAGTCAACAAAACTTGAGTAGAATAGAAATGATTCCTTCATTTTGGTATAATAAGACGTTAAATTATAAGACGTTTATGGTTCAAGGTATTTTAGTATTATTAGTTACCATGCTTACTTTATTCCTTTCTTCAATGAATATTGTTAGAGAGAAGGAATTGGGAACTTTAGAACAAATAAATGTAACACCAATAAAAAAACATCAGTTCATAATTGGTAAATTATTTCCTTTTTGGGTATTAGGATTGGTTATTTTAACAATTGGGTTATTAATCGCAAAATTGGTTTTTAATGTTCCAATGTTAGGAAATATATTTTTAGTTTACCTTTTTACTTCAATTTATTTATTACTCATTTTAGGAATTGGATTATTCATTTCTAACCACACCGAAACACAACAACAAGCTATGTTTATTGCTTGGTTTTTTATGGTGATTTTTATTCTAATGAGCGGTTTATTTACACCAATTGAGAGTATGCCTAAATGGGCTCAAAACATAACACTCTTAAATCCAATTCGCTATTTTGTTGAATTTATTCGAATGGTTCTACTTAAAGGAGCAGGTTTACAAGAGGTTTTGTTAAATTTATCTGTAATTACAGTATTTGCAATTACTATAAATGGATTAGCAGTTTGGAGTTATAAGAAAACGAATTAA